The following are from one region of the Actinoplanes sp. L3-i22 genome:
- a CDS encoding polyprenyl synthetase family protein translates to MANDTLEGNRVSAIPRQPVTHTGLIDAVEGTLADFLAPQIASLDAIDPALGGFARTARDLVLAGGKRLRPTFAYWGWRGVAGPGADSAPLLPALGALELMHTFALVHDDLMDDSATRRGRPTAHRIFAGQHGARFGNSAAVLVGDLCLVWADQLLARTGVPPATLLEVRARYDRMRIEAVAGQYLDVLGETDPESWSVERALLVARHKTASYTVQWPLDYGLALAGADDPEVAEAYQVYGTAVGEAFQLRDDLLGVYGDPAVTGKPAGDDLRTGKPTALLMLARRMATPAQLSELDSAEIDRKAQIIAETGAPARVEEMIRARVTAGLTALTSAPIDPEARGVLIELATVSTQRPA, encoded by the coding sequence GTGGCCAATGACACCCTCGAGGGAAATCGTGTCAGCGCGATACCCCGTCAACCGGTTACCCACACTGGGCTGATCGACGCCGTCGAGGGGACGCTCGCCGACTTCCTCGCCCCGCAGATCGCCTCCCTGGACGCGATCGACCCCGCGCTCGGCGGCTTCGCCCGTACCGCCCGTGACCTGGTGCTGGCCGGCGGAAAGCGGCTGCGGCCGACGTTCGCGTACTGGGGGTGGCGCGGTGTCGCCGGCCCCGGCGCCGACTCCGCGCCGCTGCTGCCGGCGCTCGGCGCGCTGGAGCTGATGCACACGTTCGCACTCGTCCACGACGACCTGATGGACGACTCGGCGACCCGGCGTGGCCGACCCACGGCGCACCGGATCTTCGCCGGGCAGCACGGCGCCCGGTTCGGCAACTCGGCGGCGGTGCTGGTCGGCGACCTCTGCCTGGTCTGGGCGGACCAGCTGCTGGCCCGTACCGGGGTGCCGCCGGCCACCCTGCTCGAAGTGCGGGCGCGGTATGACCGGATGCGCATCGAAGCGGTCGCCGGGCAGTACCTGGACGTGCTCGGCGAGACCGACCCGGAGTCCTGGTCGGTGGAGCGCGCGCTGCTGGTGGCCCGGCACAAGACGGCGAGCTACACCGTGCAGTGGCCGCTCGACTACGGGCTCGCGCTGGCCGGGGCCGACGACCCCGAGGTCGCCGAGGCGTACCAGGTGTACGGGACCGCGGTCGGCGAGGCGTTCCAGCTGCGTGACGACCTGCTCGGGGTCTACGGCGACCCCGCGGTGACCGGCAAGCCGGCCGGCGACGACCTGCGCACCGGCAAGCCGACCGCGCTGCTGATGCTGGCCCGGCGGATGGCCACCCCGGCTCAGCTGTCCGAGCTGGACAGTGCTGAGATCGATCGCAAGGCACAGATCATCGCGGAGACCGGGGCGCCCGCCCGGGTCGAGGAGATGATCCGCGCCCGGGTCACCGCGGGTCTCACCGCGCTGACCTCGGCCCCGATCGACCCCGAGGCCCGGGGCGTGCTGATCGAGCTCGCCACCGTGTCGACGCAGCGCCCGGCATGA
- a CDS encoding MerR family transcriptional regulator, whose protein sequence is MADEALSAGAAARRLGVAVTTLRTWHQRYGLGPSRHETGHHRRYTAEDMDRLQIMQRLTTQGVAPAEAAAWALAQPVVSPPTVPPPSSPATSPSSATSPSPATSPLPATSPLPDPSPELVARGLTRAAMRLDAPAMRDILCAAIHERGVVTTWTEVLIPVLVAIGERYEATLRYVEVEHLLSRTVTEVLAATQHATGTPRILLAAADEEQHTLPLEALAAALAQRGVPTRLFGARVPSPALLDAIGRTGPAAVVLWSQRSSTGTVDQLLRVRDVPRPPIVVAAGGPGWPTGDLPPGITRLTGLTEAVDLLASV, encoded by the coding sequence GTGGCCGATGAGGCGCTGAGTGCCGGCGCCGCCGCGCGCCGTCTCGGTGTGGCGGTCACCACCCTGCGTACCTGGCATCAGCGCTACGGTCTCGGGCCGAGCCGGCACGAGACCGGTCACCACCGGCGCTACACCGCCGAGGACATGGACCGGCTGCAGATCATGCAGCGGCTCACCACGCAGGGTGTGGCGCCGGCGGAGGCGGCTGCCTGGGCACTTGCCCAGCCGGTCGTCTCACCGCCAACCGTTCCGCCGCCCTCTTCCCCCGCGACTTCGCCTTCTTCCGCTACTTCGCCATCGCCCGCTACTTCGCCTTTGCCCGCTACTTCGCCTTTGCCCGATCCTTCGCCGGAGTTGGTTGCCCGCGGGCTGACCCGGGCCGCCATGCGGCTGGACGCGCCGGCCATGCGGGACATCCTCTGCGCGGCGATCCACGAGCGGGGCGTGGTGACCACCTGGACCGAGGTGCTGATCCCGGTCCTGGTCGCGATCGGCGAGCGCTACGAGGCCACCCTGCGCTACGTCGAGGTCGAGCACCTGCTCTCCCGGACCGTCACCGAGGTGCTGGCCGCCACCCAGCACGCCACCGGCACCCCGCGGATCCTGCTCGCCGCCGCCGACGAGGAGCAGCACACGCTGCCCCTGGAGGCGCTGGCCGCCGCCCTGGCCCAGCGCGGTGTCCCGACCCGCCTGTTCGGCGCCCGGGTGCCGTCTCCGGCGCTGCTGGACGCGATCGGGCGGACCGGCCCGGCCGCGGTGGTGCTCTGGTCCCAGCGCAGCAGCACCGGCACGGTCGACCAGCTGCTCCGCGTCCGCGACGTCCCACGCCCGCCGATCGTGGTGGCCGCGGGCGGTCCGGGCTGGCCCACCGGCGATCTTCCCCCCGGAATCACCCGCCTCACCGGCCTGACCGAGGCGGTCGACCTCCTCGCCTCCGTCTGA
- a CDS encoding class I SAM-dependent methyltransferase, producing the protein MEQPAIGDAFGDMIKDAYAVRTGIGPRPLAGGRLPRPVIEVIERDDGLINGAPADHYLDEPEAWQPHDHRALRLCRGHVLDIGVGAARIALELQRRGMAVTGLDTSAGAIEVARKRGLRDTVLSTVDRYARAAARYDTFLLLGNNLGLLEGPERAPAFLESLARLASPGARIIAQGADPYGTKDPVHVSYHQRNRALGRLGGQLRLRLRYRMAASDWFDYLNCSVDELDQLLKGTGWHLKSVDRKDRPYYLAVMEQDH; encoded by the coding sequence ATGGAACAGCCCGCGATCGGTGACGCCTTCGGCGACATGATCAAAGACGCCTATGCGGTACGGACCGGGATCGGTCCCCGTCCGCTGGCCGGTGGCCGCCTGCCCCGCCCGGTGATCGAGGTGATCGAGCGGGACGACGGCCTGATCAACGGCGCGCCCGCGGACCACTACCTGGACGAGCCGGAGGCCTGGCAGCCGCACGACCACCGGGCGTTGCGCCTGTGCCGCGGGCACGTGCTGGACATCGGGGTGGGCGCCGCCCGGATCGCGCTCGAGCTCCAGCGCCGTGGCATGGCGGTGACCGGCCTGGACACCTCGGCCGGTGCGATCGAGGTGGCCCGCAAGCGCGGCCTGCGCGACACCGTGCTGAGCACCGTGGACCGGTATGCCCGCGCCGCCGCCCGGTACGACACCTTTCTGCTGCTCGGGAACAACCTGGGCCTGCTGGAGGGGCCGGAGCGGGCGCCGGCCTTCCTGGAGTCGCTGGCCCGGCTGGCGAGCCCGGGCGCGCGGATCATCGCGCAGGGCGCGGATCCGTACGGGACCAAGGACCCGGTGCACGTGAGCTACCACCAGCGGAACCGGGCGCTGGGGCGGCTGGGCGGCCAGCTGCGGCTGCGACTGCGCTACCGGATGGCGGCCTCCGACTGGTTCGACTACCTCAACTGCTCGGTCGACGAGCTGGACCAGCTGCTCAAGGGCACCGGGTGGCACCTGAAATCGGTCGACCGGAAAGATCGGCCGTACTACCTTGCGGTCATGGAGCAAGACCATTGA
- a CDS encoding calcium-binding protein — protein MFLINRRALAAIGITAAAVATTTLFTSPAQAASAGIAKVVGTNTVQFNALMGKSNALVITISGRTVTLDDKVALTPGKGCKKVDATKVKCTTSKTTTKLSVALGDKNDSVTNKTSVYMLADGGAGNDVLIGGAGVDQLQGSTGNDKIYGKAGNDILFGEAGDDLIWGYTGNDRIDAGAGNDRVAAEAGNDRILGGTGNDRLDGGIGHDGISGGAGNDAIYGQDGNDTLLGDAGNDTLVGGAGNDDIAGGADNDRVLGGDGDDYVYGDNPDGTGTGADVLSGDAGADIIEAGAGNDRVDSGAGKDYVFGQAGNDAIAGSGDDDGLVGEDVGLDANNHEVLIGSDSALDVLDGGDQITEDTCLVMAAGTTTNCEVTNQTAGVATLSGARSHLDFAALTEAKKDAAAAFAAVK, from the coding sequence ATGTTCTTGATCAACCGCAGGGCGCTGGCCGCGATCGGCATCACCGCCGCGGCAGTGGCCACGACGACCCTCTTCACCTCTCCCGCGCAGGCCGCCTCGGCCGGCATCGCGAAGGTGGTGGGCACGAACACGGTGCAGTTCAACGCCCTGATGGGCAAGTCGAACGCCCTGGTCATCACGATCTCCGGCCGCACGGTCACGCTCGACGACAAGGTTGCGCTCACCCCGGGCAAGGGCTGCAAGAAGGTCGACGCCACCAAGGTGAAGTGCACGACCTCGAAGACGACGACGAAGCTCAGCGTCGCGCTCGGGGACAAGAACGACTCGGTCACCAACAAGACCTCGGTGTACATGCTCGCCGACGGTGGCGCCGGCAACGACGTCCTGATCGGCGGCGCGGGCGTCGACCAGCTGCAGGGCTCCACCGGCAACGACAAGATCTACGGCAAGGCCGGCAACGACATCCTGTTCGGCGAGGCCGGCGACGACCTGATCTGGGGCTACACCGGCAACGACCGGATCGACGCGGGCGCCGGCAACGACCGGGTGGCGGCCGAGGCCGGCAACGACCGGATCCTCGGTGGCACCGGCAACGACCGGCTCGACGGCGGCATCGGCCACGACGGCATCAGCGGTGGCGCGGGCAACGACGCCATCTACGGCCAGGACGGCAACGACACGCTGCTCGGCGACGCCGGCAACGACACCCTGGTCGGCGGCGCCGGCAACGACGACATCGCCGGCGGCGCGGACAACGACCGGGTGCTCGGCGGCGACGGTGACGACTACGTCTACGGCGACAACCCGGACGGCACCGGCACCGGCGCGGACGTTCTCTCCGGCGACGCGGGCGCGGACATCATCGAGGCCGGCGCCGGCAACGACCGGGTCGACTCCGGCGCGGGCAAGGACTACGTCTTCGGCCAGGCCGGCAACGACGCGATCGCCGGCAGCGGCGACGACGACGGTCTGGTCGGCGAGGACGTCGGCTTGGACGCCAACAACCACGAGGTTCTGATCGGCAGCGACTCCGCGCTGGACGTCCTCGACGGTGGCGACCAGATCACCGAGGACACCTGCCTCGTGATGGCCGCCGGCACGACCACCAACTGCGAGGTGACGAACCAGACGGCTGGCGTCGCCACGCTGTCCGGCGCCCGGTCGCACCTCGACTTCGCCGCGCTGACCGAGGCCAAGAAGGACGCGGCCGCCGCGTTCGCCGCAGTCAAGTAA
- the idi gene encoding isopentenyl-diphosphate Delta-isomerase, with protein sequence MSARESHLVELVDTEGRPVGSATVSDAHQEPGALHRAFSVFLRDDEGRVLIQQRAAVKTRFPLRWGNTCCGHPGPGESVTEAAGRRLSEELSVRDVALTELGVYTYRATDPVTGRVEHEYDHVLLGTLPAATAPRPDPAEIAELRWVSPPSLRADVAAAPESYAPWLSGVLEVLLGDDAGALSTEQSSVLLTERSGGR encoded by the coding sequence ATGAGCGCTCGTGAGTCTCATCTCGTCGAATTGGTCGACACGGAGGGCCGGCCCGTCGGGTCGGCCACCGTCTCGGACGCGCACCAGGAGCCCGGGGCGCTGCACCGGGCGTTCTCGGTCTTCCTGCGGGACGACGAGGGGCGCGTGCTGATCCAGCAACGGGCCGCGGTCAAGACCCGCTTCCCGCTGCGCTGGGGCAACACCTGCTGCGGCCACCCCGGCCCCGGCGAGTCGGTCACCGAGGCGGCCGGTCGCCGTCTCTCCGAAGAGCTTTCGGTACGGGACGTCGCGCTCACCGAGCTCGGCGTCTACACCTATCGGGCGACGGATCCGGTCACCGGGCGGGTCGAGCACGAGTACGACCACGTGCTGCTCGGCACGCTCCCGGCGGCGACGGCGCCCCGGCCGGACCCGGCCGAGATCGCCGAGCTGCGCTGGGTGTCGCCGCCCTCGTTACGGGCCGACGTGGCGGCCGCCCCGGAGTCGTACGCACCCTGGTTGTCCGGTGTTCTCGAGGTCCTCCTCGGGGACGATGCCGGCGCCCTTTCGACGGAGCAATCGAGTGTCCTTCTCACGGAGCGGTCGGGTGGCCGATGA
- a CDS encoding PrsW family intramembrane metalloprotease encodes MSEPVIPGPARPAALFRLPAFWVVITLLAAGAVRMSQILTKFLTLFPIASLTALALFALLAVPFWLFVQELDFLEREPSGLLAVAFAWGALVATSVSIPGSTALENLIAKLGSPGLAADWGAALAGPTVEEIAKTLGVVAIVLIARSQVNSVLDGVVYGALVGLGFQIVEDIVFAIGAVALAGQGDEVQPVVTTFLVRGFLAGVWSHTLFGALAGAGIGYLVVSTDRGWPRRIGMAGLALFGAWASHVLWNSPLFREGLGNGAVALLAVLAFKGLPPLLLILWLVRRAHDREAEYYVARLQSLDDPEVITEGELRALGSGSRRAAARRHAADQAGRKAKATVRRLQRAQARLAVELSRAPELADQHHSEVRHHRATLRTLGHPEAVEGTPSWRHTVSTVGTAVVAIAVLWVALSALGGA; translated from the coding sequence ATGAGCGAGCCGGTGATTCCTGGCCCCGCTCGGCCGGCCGCGCTGTTCCGGCTGCCCGCGTTCTGGGTGGTGATCACGCTGCTGGCGGCCGGTGCCGTACGGATGTCGCAGATTTTGACCAAGTTCTTGACCCTCTTCCCGATCGCCTCGCTCACCGCGCTGGCCCTGTTCGCGCTGCTCGCCGTGCCGTTCTGGCTCTTCGTGCAGGAGCTGGACTTCCTCGAGCGGGAGCCGTCCGGCCTGCTGGCGGTCGCGTTCGCCTGGGGCGCCCTGGTCGCGACCAGCGTCTCCATCCCGGGCAGCACCGCTCTGGAGAACCTGATCGCCAAGCTCGGCTCGCCCGGCCTGGCCGCGGACTGGGGCGCCGCGCTGGCCGGCCCGACGGTCGAGGAGATCGCCAAGACCCTCGGCGTGGTGGCCATCGTGCTGATCGCCCGCTCCCAGGTGAACAGCGTGCTGGACGGCGTCGTCTACGGCGCGCTGGTCGGGCTCGGCTTCCAGATCGTCGAGGACATCGTGTTCGCGATCGGGGCGGTCGCCCTCGCCGGGCAGGGCGACGAGGTCCAGCCGGTGGTCACCACGTTCCTGGTCCGCGGATTCCTGGCCGGGGTCTGGAGTCACACCCTGTTCGGCGCGCTGGCCGGGGCCGGCATCGGATACCTGGTGGTCAGCACGGACCGCGGCTGGCCGCGCCGGATCGGGATGGCCGGGCTCGCGCTCTTCGGCGCCTGGGCGTCGCACGTGCTGTGGAACTCGCCGCTGTTCCGGGAGGGGCTGGGCAACGGCGCGGTAGCGCTGCTGGCCGTGCTGGCCTTCAAGGGCCTGCCGCCGCTGCTGCTGATCCTGTGGCTGGTCCGCCGCGCGCACGACCGCGAGGCGGAGTACTACGTCGCGCGGCTCCAGAGCCTGGACGACCCCGAGGTGATCACCGAGGGCGAGCTGCGGGCCCTCGGTTCCGGTTCGCGCCGGGCCGCGGCCCGGCGGCACGCCGCCGATCAGGCCGGGCGAAAGGCCAAGGCGACGGTACGACGTCTGCAGCGCGCCCAGGCCCGGCTGGCCGTCGAGCTCAGCCGGGCTCCCGAACTTGCCGATCAACACCATTCCGAGGTCCGGCACCATCGCGCCACCCTGCGAACGCTGGGCCACCCGGAAGCGGTCGAGGGGACCCCCTCCTGGCGGCACACCGTCTCCACGGTCGGCACCGCGGTCGTCGCGATCGCCGTCCTCTGGGTGGCGCTCTCCGCCCTCGGCGGCGCCTAG
- a CDS encoding RNA 2'-phosphotransferase, with product MTDLTRDQVRLSRRMSLVLRHRPEVAGLTLDANGWVPVADFLTALGISRTELDLVVANNDKSRFAVAAGDDGVERIRASQGHSRRVEVDLDLPPAEPPATLFHGTPRANLDSIRRDGLRPRSRHHVHLSVDVPTALVVGRRRSADVVVFEVAAGAMAAAGHVFHRSANGVWLTSVVTPQHLSIKRTNT from the coding sequence TTGACCGATCTCACCCGCGACCAGGTCCGCCTCAGCCGGCGGATGTCCCTGGTGCTGCGACACCGGCCCGAGGTGGCCGGCCTGACTCTCGACGCGAACGGCTGGGTGCCGGTCGCCGACTTCCTGACCGCCCTGGGGATCTCCCGCACCGAGCTGGACCTGGTGGTGGCGAACAACGACAAGTCCCGCTTCGCGGTGGCCGCCGGCGACGACGGCGTGGAGCGGATCCGGGCCAGCCAGGGCCACTCCCGCCGGGTCGAGGTGGATCTCGACCTGCCGCCCGCCGAGCCGCCGGCGACCCTCTTCCACGGCACCCCGCGAGCGAATCTCGACTCGATCCGGCGGGACGGGCTGCGGCCGCGCAGCCGGCATCACGTCCATCTCTCGGTGGACGTGCCGACCGCCCTGGTGGTGGGCCGGCGTCGGTCGGCCGATGTGGTGGTGTTCGAGGTCGCGGCCGGTGCCATGGCGGCCGCCGGGCACGTGTTCCACCGCAGTGCCAACGGGGTCTGGTTGACCTCCGTCGTCACTCCGCAGCACCTTTCGATAAAACGGACAAATACGTAA
- a CDS encoding calcium-binding protein, with amino-acid sequence MFVNRRVLAAIGLAAVAVATSTTIFLSPAQAASTTGTASVVKSESAVRYVAGKGASNSLVITVSGRTVTLDDRVAIKAGAGCVAVKGDKTKVRCTTPKAPYLVVDLGDKNDSLTNKSSVHLIADGGAGNDTLRGGNGADNLWGGAGNDVLYGGKGADTLGGDAGADRLYGQTGNDYLDAGAGNDYVSAGTGNDNVSGGSGQDRIYGEDGLDKIYGGDDNDYINGGSRADRIYGGRGADRIEGAAGDDIIVGDASATSASGTPWRLSNDIINGGSGNDVIIGGAGDDRIDGAAGDDVVYPEYFKAGSTYVPIGRAAAVDKVVGGSQDKQDFVLTLAGTSYSGFEKVWKAGDPNPRFTNTVLGKLNSLF; translated from the coding sequence ATGTTCGTCAACCGCAGAGTTCTCGCCGCCATCGGTCTCGCCGCGGTCGCGGTGGCCACCTCGACCACGATCTTCCTGTCGCCGGCCCAGGCCGCGTCGACCACCGGCACCGCGAGCGTCGTCAAGAGCGAGTCCGCCGTCCGCTACGTGGCCGGGAAGGGGGCATCGAACTCACTGGTCATCACGGTCTCGGGCCGGACCGTCACGCTGGACGACCGGGTGGCGATCAAGGCCGGCGCCGGCTGCGTCGCGGTCAAGGGCGACAAGACCAAGGTTCGTTGCACCACCCCGAAGGCGCCGTACCTGGTGGTCGACCTGGGGGACAAGAACGACTCGCTCACCAACAAGAGCTCGGTGCACCTGATCGCCGACGGCGGTGCCGGCAACGACACCCTGCGCGGCGGCAACGGCGCGGACAACCTGTGGGGCGGTGCCGGCAACGACGTGCTGTACGGCGGCAAGGGCGCCGACACGCTCGGCGGCGACGCCGGTGCGGACCGCCTCTACGGCCAGACCGGCAACGACTACCTCGACGCCGGCGCCGGCAACGACTACGTGAGCGCCGGCACCGGCAACGACAACGTGTCGGGCGGCTCCGGGCAGGACCGGATCTACGGCGAGGACGGCCTCGACAAGATCTACGGTGGCGACGACAACGACTACATCAACGGCGGCAGCCGCGCCGACCGGATCTACGGCGGCCGGGGCGCCGACCGCATCGAGGGCGCGGCCGGTGACGACATCATCGTCGGCGACGCCAGCGCCACCTCGGCCAGCGGCACGCCGTGGCGGCTGAGCAACGACATCATCAACGGCGGTTCCGGCAACGACGTGATCATCGGCGGCGCCGGCGACGACCGGATCGACGGTGCGGCCGGTGACGACGTCGTCTACCCCGAGTACTTCAAGGCCGGGTCCACCTACGTGCCGATCGGCCGGGCCGCGGCCGTCGACAAGGTGGTCGGTGGCTCGCAGGACAAGCAGGACTTCGTGCTGACGCTGGCCGGCACGTCGTACAGCGGCTTCGAGAAGGTCTGGAAGGCCGGCGACCCGAACCCGCGGTTCACCAACACGGTTCTGGGCAAGCTGAACTCCCTGTTCTGA
- a CDS encoding inositol monophosphatase family protein — protein MTDYADLLPIAHQAVDLAQRIIRTMQPGVLTAKGDRDMASEVDFAVEAQVRAFLAEQTPDIGFLGEENGTSGATRGRMWALDPVDGTVNFVHGSPLCAVSLGLITEGRSVLGVIDLPFLGTRYSAAEGSGAHANGAAIAASATGDIGEAVVAIGDYAVGEGAEAKNRIRFALTQRLGSEAQRIRMHGSAAIDLAWLAAGHVDAVVMLANKPWDTAAGVVIAREAGVVVVDYDGSPHTFDSQATIAANPKLLPTVLAMLGEEQKQG, from the coding sequence ATGACCGACTACGCCGACCTACTCCCGATCGCCCACCAGGCCGTCGACCTCGCCCAAAGAATCATCCGCACCATGCAACCCGGCGTGCTCACGGCAAAGGGCGACCGCGACATGGCCTCGGAGGTGGATTTCGCCGTCGAGGCGCAGGTGCGTGCGTTCCTGGCGGAGCAGACACCGGACATCGGTTTTCTCGGCGAAGAGAACGGCACGAGCGGGGCCACCCGCGGCCGGATGTGGGCGCTCGACCCGGTGGACGGGACCGTCAACTTCGTGCACGGATCACCTCTGTGCGCGGTCTCGCTCGGCTTGATCACCGAGGGCCGGTCGGTGCTCGGAGTCATCGACCTCCCATTTCTCGGCACTCGCTACTCGGCCGCGGAAGGCAGCGGCGCACATGCGAACGGAGCCGCTATCGCAGCCAGCGCCACAGGTGACATCGGCGAAGCCGTGGTGGCCATCGGTGACTACGCGGTCGGCGAGGGTGCCGAGGCGAAGAATCGGATCCGGTTCGCGTTGACCCAGCGGCTCGGATCCGAAGCGCAGCGGATCCGCATGCACGGGTCGGCGGCGATCGACCTGGCATGGCTCGCCGCCGGCCATGTTGATGCCGTGGTCATGCTTGCGAACAAGCCCTGGGATACGGCCGCTGGTGTTGTTATCGCCAGGGAGGCCGGCGTAGTTGTCGTGGATTACGACGGCTCACCGCACACCTTCGACTCGCAGGCGACTATCGCGGCTAACCCGAAGTTACTCCCGACGGTCCTCGCCATGCTCGGCGAAGAGCAGAAGCAGGGTTAG
- the crtI gene encoding phytoene desaturase family protein, giving the protein MMKSPTPWSRAVRTVTGPTDRVVIVGAGLAGLSCALHLAAAGREVTVVEREPVPGGRAGRLSVGGFDFDTGPTVLTMPELIAEPLEAVGEKLSDWLELTPLDPAYRAYYPDGSTLDVRTDTTRMAAEIARVCGAREADGYLRFVDFTRKLWQLERNHFIDRNLDSPVDLMNLNMLKLLGMGGLRRLQPKINEYFRDPRTQRIFSFQAMYAGLAPHDALAIYAVIAYLDSVAGVFYPKGGMHAVPKALAGAAEKHGVTFRYDTTVERVVTRNGRATGVLTAGGEVIAADTVVLNPDLPIAYRDLLPARRPRRLRYSPSCVVVHVGSTRSFSKIAHHNIHFGTTWKRTFDEVINRGLLMSDPSLLVTNPTRTDPSAAPDGKQTYYVLAPTPNLETGPMDWRGGLAERYADELLRTLEQRGYIGFRDGVEVERIITPADWADDGMAAGTPFAAAHSFSQTGPFRPSNMHPSLPNVVFTGSGTQPGVGVPMVLISGKLAASRITQGVS; this is encoded by the coding sequence ATGATGAAGTCCCCCACCCCTTGGAGTCGCGCCGTGCGTACCGTCACCGGACCCACCGATCGGGTCGTCATAGTCGGCGCCGGTCTGGCCGGCCTCTCCTGCGCCCTGCACCTGGCCGCGGCCGGGCGCGAGGTGACCGTGGTCGAGCGGGAGCCGGTGCCGGGCGGTCGCGCCGGGCGCCTCTCGGTCGGCGGCTTCGACTTCGACACCGGCCCGACCGTGCTGACCATGCCGGAGCTGATCGCGGAGCCGCTCGAAGCGGTCGGCGAGAAGCTCTCCGACTGGCTGGAGCTCACGCCGCTGGACCCGGCATATCGGGCGTACTACCCGGACGGTTCCACCCTGGACGTGCGCACCGACACCACCCGGATGGCGGCCGAGATCGCCCGGGTCTGCGGCGCCCGGGAGGCCGACGGCTACCTGCGCTTCGTCGACTTCACCCGGAAGCTCTGGCAGCTGGAACGCAACCACTTCATCGACCGGAACCTGGACTCCCCGGTCGACCTGATGAACCTCAACATGCTGAAGCTGCTGGGCATGGGCGGCCTGCGCCGGCTGCAGCCGAAGATCAACGAGTACTTCCGTGACCCGCGGACCCAGCGGATCTTCTCGTTCCAGGCGATGTACGCCGGGCTCGCCCCGCACGACGCGCTCGCCATCTACGCGGTGATCGCGTACCTCGACTCGGTCGCCGGCGTCTTCTACCCCAAGGGCGGCATGCACGCGGTGCCGAAGGCGCTGGCCGGGGCCGCCGAGAAGCATGGCGTGACGTTCCGTTACGACACCACGGTCGAGCGGGTGGTCACCCGGAACGGCCGGGCGACCGGGGTGCTCACGGCCGGGGGCGAGGTCATCGCGGCCGACACCGTCGTACTGAATCCGGATCTTCCGATCGCCTACCGCGACCTGCTCCCGGCCCGGCGCCCGCGGCGCCTGCGCTACTCACCGTCCTGCGTGGTGGTGCACGTGGGATCGACGCGGTCATTCTCCAAAATCGCCCACCACAACATCCATTTCGGTACGACGTGGAAGCGCACCTTCGACGAGGTGATCAACCGCGGTCTGCTGATGAGTGACCCGTCACTGCTGGTGACCAACCCGACCCGGACCGACCCGTCCGCGGCGCCCGACGGCAAGCAGACCTACTACGTCCTCGCCCCCACCCCGAACCTCGAGACCGGCCCGATGGACTGGCGCGGCGGCCTCGCCGAGCGTTACGCCGACGAGCTGCTGCGCACGCTTGAGCAGCGTGGATACATCGGCTTCCGGGACGGCGTGGAGGTCGAGCGGATCATCACCCCGGCCGACTGGGCGGACGACGGGATGGCCGCCGGCACCCCGTTCGCCGCCGCGCACTCGTTCTCCCAGACCGGCCCGTTCCGCCCCTCGAACATGCACCCCTCGCTACCGAACGTGGTCTTCACCGGTTCGGGCACACAACCCGGCGTCGGCGTGCCGATGGTGCTCATCTCCGGAAAGCTGGCCGCGAGCCGGATCACACAGGGGGTTTCATGA
- a CDS encoding hotdog fold thioesterase, which translates to MQHLFTSNGGGALAERMGIVITEATAERVVGTMPVEGNTQPYGLLHGGASCVLAETLGSVGAVLHGQTVDRPFAVGVDINATHHKAARSGLVTGVAVPVHRGRAVATYEVVLEDEGGERVCTARITCLLRGA; encoded by the coding sequence ATGCAGCACCTCTTCACCAGCAACGGAGGCGGTGCGCTCGCCGAGCGGATGGGCATCGTGATCACCGAGGCGACCGCCGAGCGCGTGGTCGGCACGATGCCGGTCGAGGGCAACACCCAGCCGTACGGACTGCTGCACGGCGGCGCGTCGTGCGTGCTCGCCGAGACCCTCGGCTCGGTCGGGGCGGTGCTGCACGGGCAGACCGTGGACCGGCCGTTCGCGGTCGGGGTGGACATCAACGCCACCCACCACAAGGCGGCCCGGTCCGGTCTGGTGACCGGTGTCGCGGTGCCGGTGCACCGGGGGCGCGCGGTCGCCACGTACGAGGTCGTCCTCGAGGACGAGGGCGGCGAGCGGGTGTGCACGGCACGTATCACGTGCCTGCTCCGCGGGGCGTGA